One Nicotiana tomentosiformis chromosome 4, ASM39032v3, whole genome shotgun sequence genomic window carries:
- the LOC104121575 gene encoding receptor protein-tyrosine kinase CEPR1-like, which yields MTIQKVITLVFFLTLSSFCQGTINDQSQFFVLMKKSLTGNSLSNWDIEKPLCQYKGIGCDNQGNITKIDVSGWSLSGQFPNDVCTYLPRLQILHLSHNNFQGGFPKSITNCSFLEELNMSATSLTGQIPDLSPLQSLKLLDLSNNQLTGDFPLSITNLTNLVLLNMNENRHFNAWQLPQDISRLTKLKWMILTACKLHGPIPVSIGNMTSLIDLELSGNRLVGKIPRELGQLKNLKLLELYYNQLEGQIPEELGNLTELIDLDMSVNNLTGKVPESISRLPKLEVLQLYHNSLSGEFPAALANSTTLNILSLYDNLFTGEVPQNFGLSSALLALDLSENQFSGKLPPFLCNGGKLNYILLLQNMFSGELPEGYAKCESVVRFRVNYNQLEGRIPEELFTLPHVSIVDVSYNHFSGPIPKTIGSAKNLSELFMQSNRFSGLLPFEISGAINLVKLDLSNNLLYGPIPSGIGDLKSLNLLLLQGNKFNSSIPESLSSLKSLNYLDLSSNLLMGSIPESLGELLPNSMNLSNNLLSGPIPLLFIKGGVLESFSGNPGLCVPASLNSSDINFQTCSHSYNHKKTNNIAWIIGASVGIVIVGVILFLKRWFGNKKAETEHDDHSLSSSFFSYDVKSFHRLSFDQREIVEAMVEKNIVGYGGSGAVYKIELSNGGVVAAKKLWSHKHKHSVSDDQLVLDKELKTEVETLGNIRHKNIVKLYCYFSSLDCSLLVYEYMLNGNLWHALHGGKFVLDWPIRHQIALGVAQGLAYLHHDLMPPIIHRDIKSTNILLDIDYQPKVADFGIAKVLQARGGKDSSTTVIAGTYGYLAPEYAYSSKATTKCDVYSFGVVLMELITGKKPVESEFGENKNIVYWVSTKVETKEGAFEVLDKKVSDSFKEDMIKVLRIAIRCTYSTPAQRPTMNEVVQLLIEADPCKFNCCNMSNKKKIDTEEVINKPKSIYDL from the exons ATGACTATTCAGAAAGTTATCACTCTTGTGTTTTTTCTTACCTTGTCCAGCTTTTGTCAAGGTACAATAAATGATCAATCTCAGTTCTTTGTTCTAATGAAGAAGTCTCTCACAGGGAATTCTTTGTCTAATTGGGATATTGAAAAACCTCTTTGTCAATATAAAGGAATTGGCTGTGATAATCAAGGGAATATTACAAAAATTGATGTTTCAGGTTGGTCTTTATCAGGCCAATTTCCTAATGATGTGTGCACTTATTTACCAAGATTACAAATTCTCCATCTTAGTCACAACAATTTCCAAGGTGGTTTTCCTAAAAGCATCACTAATTGCTCCTTTTTGGAAGAGTTGAATATGAGTGCAACATCACTTACAGGACAAATTCCAGACTTGTCACCTTTACAATCTCTGAAGTTACTTGATCTTTCCAATAATCAATTAACAGGTGATTTTCCTTTGTCAATTACCAACCTCACCAACTTAGTCCTCCTCAACATGAACGAAAATCGTCATTTCAATGCATGGCAATTACCACAGGATATTTCCAGGCTTACAAAACTCAAGTGGATGATCTTAACAGCCTGCAAATTGCATGGACCAATTCCAGTGTCAATAGGAAACATGACGTCTCTTATTGATCTTGAATTAAGCGGAAATCGCCTAGTTGGTAAGATACCAAGAGAGTTGGGACAGCTAAAGAATTTGAAACTCCTTGAACTTTATTACAACCAACTCGAAGGTCAAATCCCCGAGGAGCTTGGAAATTTAACTGAACTTATAGACTTGGATATGTCTGTTAACAATTTAACAGGCAAAGTTCCGGAGTCTATAAGCCGCCTTCCTAAGCTAGAAGTTTTGCAGCTTTACCATAATTCTCTTTCAGGAGAGTTTCCAGCAGCACTTGCAAATTCGACAACGTTAAATATCCTGTCCCTATATGACAATCTCTTCACAGGAGAAGTCCCACAAAACTTTGGTCTTTCATCAGCTTTATTAGCATTGGACTTGTCTGAAAATCAATTTTCAGGAAAGCTACCACCTTTTCTTTGTAATGGAGGTAAACTGAATTATATTCTTTTACTCCAAAATATGTTCTCAGGTGAACTGCCTGAAGGGTATGCAAAATGTGAATCTGTTGTTCGCTTTCGAGTGAATTACAATCAGTTGGAGGGAAGAATACCAGAAGAGCTTTTTACTCTTCCACATGTTTCAATTGTTGATGTTAGCTATAACCATTTTAGTGGTCCAATTCCTAAAACAATTGGAAGTGCTAAGAATTTATCTGAACTGTTCATGCAAAGTAACAGGTTTTCAGgtttgcttccttttgaaatttcTGGAGCTATTAATCTTGTGAAGCTTGATCTTAGCAATAACCTTTTGTATGGTCCAATTCCTTCTGGTATTGGTGACTTGAAAAGCCTCAATTTGTTACTTTTACAAGGTAACAAATTCAATTCTTCAATTCCTGAGTCACTTTCTTCACTTAAATCTTTGAACTATCTTGATCTTTCAAGTAATCTTTTGATGGGGAGTATTCCTGAAAGCCTAGGTGAATTGTTACCAAATTCAATGAATTTGTCAAACAATTTACTTTCTGGTCCTATACCTCTCTTGTTTATAAAAGGAGGTGTTTTGGAAAGTTTTTCAGGGAATCCGGGACTTTGTGTCCCGGCCTCCCTGAATTCATCAGACATAAATtttcaaacatgttcacatagtTATAACCATAAGAAAACAAACAACATTGCTTGGATTATTGGGGCATCAGTGGGAATTGTTATTGTTGGAGTTATCTTGTTTCTCAAACGATGGTTTGGTAACAAAAAAGCGGAGACTGAACATGATGATCACTCCTTGTCATCATCATTTTTCTCCTACGATGTTAAGAGTTTCCATCGATTAAGCTTTGATCAACGTGAGATTGTTGAAGCTATGGTAGAGAAAAACATTGTTGGATATGGAGGATCAGGAGCTGTGTATAAGATTGAGTTAAGTAATGGAGGAGTTGTTGCTGCAAAGAAGCTGTGGAGTCACAAACATAAGCATTCTGTTTCTGATGATCAATTGGTTTTGGACAAGGAACTAAAAACTGAAGTTGAGACTCTTGGTAACATAAGGCACAAGAACATTGTGAAGTTATACTGCTATTTCTCAAGTTTGGATTGCAGTTTGTTGGTTTATGAATACATGCTAAATGGAAACCTTTGGCATGCTCTACACGGGGGAAAGTTCGTATTAGATTGGCCTATTCGACATCAGATTGCACTCGGTGTAGCACAGGGTTTAGCATATCTTCACCATGATCTTATGCCACCAATTATTCACagagatatcaaatctaccaacATTCTCCTGGATATTGATTACCAGCCCAAAGTTGCTGATTTTGGCATAGCCAAAGTTTTGCAAGCCAGAGGAGGGAAAGATTCTAGTACCACTGTTATTGCTGGAACTTATGGTTACTTAGCTCCAG AATATGCATATTCTTCCAAGGCAACTACAAAGTGTGATGTGTATAGTTTTGGAGTTGTTCTAATGGAGCTGATCACTGGAAAAAAGCCAGTGGAGTCAGAATTTGGAGAGAACAAGAACATTGTTTATTGGGTTTCAACAAAAGTGGAAACTAAAGAAGGAGCATTTGAAGTCTTAGATAAAAAAGTCTCAGATTCATTCAAGGAAGACATGATTAAGGTACTTCGTATAGCTATACGTTGTACGTATAGTACGCCAGCTCAACGCCCGACTATGAATGAAGTTGTTCAGCTACTAATTGAGGCAGATCCATGCAAATTCAATTGTTGCAACATGTCAAATAAGAAGAAAATTGACACAGAAGAAGTGATCAATAAGCCAAAGAGCATATATGATTTGTAA